The Listeria welshimeri serovar 6b str. SLCC5334 genome has a window encoding:
- a CDS encoding S-ribosylhomocysteine lyase, with protein sequence MTEKMNVESFNLDHTKVKAPFVRLAGTKVGLHGDEIYKYDVRFKQPNKEHMDMPALHSLEHLMAELARNHTDKLVDISPMGCQTGFYVSFINHNDYDDALEILATTLTDVLAATEVPACNEVQCGWAASHSLEGAQALAAEFLAKRDEWKNVFGE encoded by the coding sequence ATGACAGAAAAAATGAATGTAGAAAGTTTTAATTTAGATCATACGAAAGTAAAAGCACCTTTTGTTAGACTAGCGGGAACGAAGGTTGGTTTGCACGGAGATGAAATTTATAAATACGATGTCCGTTTTAAACAGCCTAATAAAGAACATATGGATATGCCAGCACTTCATTCACTGGAGCATTTAATGGCGGAACTTGCTAGAAACCATACTGATAAATTAGTTGATATTAGCCCTATGGGATGTCAAACAGGTTTTTATGTATCTTTCATCAACCATAATGACTATGATGATGCATTAGAAATTTTAGCTACAACGTTAACAGATGTTTTAGCTGCAACAGAAGTACCAGCCTGTAATGAGGTGCAATGTGGTTGGGCAGCGAGTCATAGCCTTGAAGGAGCTCAAGCGCTTGCGGCAGAATTTTTAGCTAAACGAGACGAATGGAAAAATGTGTTTGGTGAATAA
- a CDS encoding acyltransferase family protein, which yields MKRTTRYSRKYVPSIDGLRALAVIAVIAYHLNFSWAKGGFIGVDIFFVLSGYLITNILLTQWEKNQTLQLKQFWLRRFRRLIPAAYVMIVVVVIFSVLFHSEILKNLRGDAIASFFYVSNWWFIFHNVSYFDSFGMPSPLKNLWSLAIEEQFYLIWPVFLLVFLRWVKNPKLLLKIVIGLGLLSAIWMTILYVPGTDPSRVYYGTDTRLFDLLSGCALAFVWPFNRLSPNIPKRSKAALNIAGTISILFFFLITALVSEYQPFLYRGGLLFVAIMGVVMIATIAHPASYLSKIFSFKPLRWIGTRSYGIYLWHYPIITLTTPVLEIGQPSIWRSILQVAATFIIAELSFRYIETPIRKNGFINYFKSFKDKNYFIWKNKPVGKWLGIAGLAAVLITFSIGMTNILPVDTSAEKQPTSIKTTTDKPKTTKTPTEKKPAQSDNKNKPAAQPPNIKQTLAIGDSVMLDIEPYLREAVPHVTIDGLVGRQLKDAINTSSNYRKFNSSTSAVILELGTNGPFTDEQLNELLDQFNKAHIYLVNTRVPRGWQEEVNNSIASADSRSNVTVVDWYSLSSGQSQYFASDGVHLTKTGAKAYVSMLTNAMNK from the coding sequence TTGAAAAGAACTACTCGCTACAGTAGAAAATATGTTCCGAGTATTGATGGGCTTCGAGCACTCGCTGTTATTGCTGTTATCGCCTACCATCTGAATTTCAGTTGGGCAAAAGGCGGATTCATCGGCGTAGACATATTTTTCGTTTTATCTGGTTATTTAATTACAAACATTTTACTAACACAATGGGAAAAAAATCAAACACTTCAATTAAAACAATTTTGGTTAAGACGTTTCAGACGACTCATTCCAGCTGCATATGTAATGATTGTAGTTGTAGTCATTTTCTCCGTCTTATTCCACTCTGAAATTTTGAAAAATTTACGCGGCGACGCGATTGCTTCTTTCTTTTATGTTAGTAACTGGTGGTTTATTTTTCATAATGTATCTTACTTCGATTCTTTTGGAATGCCATCACCACTTAAAAATTTGTGGTCACTTGCGATTGAAGAACAATTTTATCTGATTTGGCCTGTTTTTTTACTTGTCTTTTTACGATGGGTTAAAAATCCAAAATTACTATTAAAAATTGTTATTGGACTGGGTCTTCTATCCGCAATTTGGATGACGATTCTATATGTTCCAGGAACCGATCCGAGTCGTGTATATTATGGTACAGATACTCGGTTATTTGATTTACTATCAGGGTGTGCACTTGCATTTGTTTGGCCGTTCAATCGATTAAGTCCTAATATTCCAAAACGAAGTAAAGCTGCTCTAAATATAGCTGGCACAATAAGCATCTTATTTTTCTTCTTAATTACTGCTTTGGTAAGTGAATATCAGCCATTTTTATATCGTGGTGGATTGTTATTCGTGGCCATAATGGGAGTTGTAATGATTGCGACTATTGCACATCCCGCTTCTTATTTAAGTAAGATTTTTAGTTTTAAACCGTTACGATGGATTGGTACTCGTTCTTATGGTATTTATCTATGGCACTATCCGATAATTACTTTGACTACACCAGTCTTGGAAATCGGTCAACCGAGCATTTGGCGCTCTATCTTACAAGTTGCGGCTACATTTATTATTGCTGAATTATCGTTTCGTTACATTGAAACCCCTATACGAAAAAATGGTTTTATTAATTATTTCAAGAGTTTCAAAGATAAAAATTATTTTATTTGGAAAAATAAACCTGTTGGCAAATGGTTAGGAATCGCCGGACTCGCAGCAGTTTTAATCACATTTAGTATTGGTATGACTAATATTCTTCCCGTTGATACAAGTGCAGAAAAACAACCTACCTCTATTAAAACAACAACGGATAAACCTAAAACAACAAAAACTCCAACTGAGAAAAAACCTGCCCAATCTGATAATAAAAACAAACCTGCTGCTCAACCACCAAACATTAAACAAACTTTAGCCATAGGTGACTCAGTTATGCTTGATATTGAGCCATATTTAAGAGAAGCCGTTCCTCATGTAACGATTGATGGCTTAGTGGGCAGACAATTAAAAGATGCTATCAATACCTCATCAAATTATAGAAAATTTAATAGTTCTACTAGCGCAGTCATACTAGAACTTGGTACAAATGGTCCATTCACAGACGAGCAATTAAATGAGTTATTAGATCAATTTAATAAGGCTCATATTTATTTAGTTAACACACGTGTACCTCGAGGCTGGCAAGAAGAAGTAAATAATAGTATTGCGAGTGCTGATTCTAGATCGAATGTTACAGTAGTAGATTGGTACTCATTATCAAGTGGTCAATCTCAATATTTTGCATCAGATGGCGTTCATTTGACCAAAACCGGTGCAAAAGCTTATGTCTCAATGCTTACAAATGCTATGAACAAATAA
- a CDS encoding glycerophosphodiester phosphodiesterase has product MTEIYAHRGSSGTEPENTIPAMKKAILSGADGIELDIHVLKSGELIVMHDERVDRTTNGTGFLKDYTLSEVKKLVVAKRFFRKVRVPTLEEVFNLIGTSGVILNIELKTDIFTYDGIEKKVTDLAKKYPEVQVMYSSFNEDTLIRLREIDNKAKLALITHKNLDAVLPLHTKINLEAVHPPIKAEKDPVVSNIPARYWTVNKEEDIEHFFSAKAKGIITDFPERAVAIRKRKYPH; this is encoded by the coding sequence ATGACAGAGATATATGCTCATAGAGGGAGTAGTGGAACTGAACCAGAAAATACGATACCAGCGATGAAAAAAGCAATACTATCTGGAGCGGATGGAATAGAATTAGACATACATGTTCTTAAGTCTGGCGAACTAATTGTTATGCATGATGAACGAGTAGACCGAACAACGAACGGTACAGGTTTTTTAAAAGATTATACGCTTTCTGAAGTGAAAAAATTAGTTGTTGCTAAACGTTTCTTTCGTAAAGTACGAGTCCCAACTCTAGAAGAAGTGTTCAATTTGATTGGGACATCAGGTGTTATTCTTAACATTGAACTAAAAACTGATATTTTTACATATGATGGAATAGAAAAGAAAGTAACCGATTTAGCAAAAAAATATCCAGAGGTACAGGTGATGTATTCTTCTTTTAATGAAGATACATTAATTCGTTTGCGAGAAATTGATAACAAGGCTAAATTAGCACTCATTACACATAAAAATTTAGACGCAGTTCTCCCATTACATACAAAAATTAATTTAGAAGCTGTCCATCCTCCTATAAAAGCTGAAAAAGACCCCGTAGTATCCAATATTCCTGCTCGTTATTGGACAGTAAACAAAGAAGAGGATATAGAACACTTTTTCTCCGCCAAGGCAAAAGGAATTATTACTGATTTTCCAGAACGAGCAGTAGCAATTAGGAAGAGGAAATATCCCCACTGA
- a CDS encoding glycerol-3-phosphate dehydrogenase/oxidase, whose amino-acid sequence MVQLFSAFDRETIERNLQEEKFDLVIVGGGITGAGIALDATTRGMNVALVEMGDFASGTSSRSTKLVHGGLRYLQQFEIKEVADLGKERAIVYENGPHVTTPEWMMLPFHKGGNMGKTTASFGIRLYDYLAGVKKNERRKILSAKETLAKNPFVKKDGLKGSGYYVEYRTDDARLTIEVMKKAVELGANAINYTKAEHFLYDDNKQVVGVTVTDRLTGKAYDIKGHRVINAAGPWVDKVRKLDYATNNKHLRLTKGIHLVIDKKKFPMEQAVYFDTPDGRMVFAIPRDKKVYVGTTDTVYDEAVINPKALESDHNYVIKAINYMFPDVHITEKDIESSWAGVRPLIYEEGKDPSEISRKDEVWFSESGLITMAGGKLTGYRKMAEKLLDDVSKTLTKETGKKYKPVQTKHLPISGGDIGGSEQLESFLSKKAKEGNNRFGWTLEEGREIAKRYGSNIDQLFTYAQEHKEQEESTLPNSLYAELRYSIQHEAVTTPIDFLLRRTGYLLFDMPYLLEWKDAVIDEMAKQFHWSDEVKQTYIEELDIQINDAREPADWHDR is encoded by the coding sequence ATGGTACAATTATTTTCAGCATTTGATAGAGAAACAATTGAAAGAAATCTTCAAGAAGAAAAATTCGATTTAGTCATCGTTGGCGGAGGAATTACTGGTGCGGGAATCGCATTAGATGCAACTACTAGAGGAATGAATGTTGCATTAGTAGAAATGGGTGACTTCGCAAGCGGAACATCCAGCCGTTCAACCAAATTAGTTCATGGTGGTCTACGTTATTTACAACAATTTGAAATCAAAGAAGTAGCAGATTTAGGGAAAGAACGTGCGATTGTATATGAAAATGGACCGCACGTAACAACACCTGAATGGATGATGCTCCCATTCCATAAAGGTGGGAACATGGGTAAAACAACCGCTTCATTCGGAATACGTTTGTATGATTATCTTGCAGGCGTGAAGAAAAATGAACGTCGTAAAATCCTAAGCGCAAAAGAAACATTAGCAAAAAACCCTTTTGTAAAAAAAGATGGTCTGAAGGGTTCAGGCTATTATGTAGAATACCGGACAGACGATGCTCGTTTAACAATCGAAGTCATGAAAAAAGCGGTAGAACTAGGAGCAAATGCAATCAATTATACGAAAGCAGAACACTTTTTATATGATGATAATAAACAAGTGGTAGGTGTTACAGTTACCGATCGTTTAACAGGAAAAGCTTACGATATTAAAGGTCACCGTGTTATTAATGCAGCTGGTCCTTGGGTAGATAAAGTAAGAAAATTAGACTATGCGACAAATAATAAACACCTTCGTTTAACTAAAGGAATTCACTTAGTTATTGATAAGAAAAAATTCCCAATGGAACAAGCTGTTTATTTTGATACTCCAGATGGAAGAATGGTATTCGCAATTCCACGTGATAAAAAAGTCTATGTTGGAACCACAGATACAGTTTATGATGAAGCAGTAATTAATCCAAAAGCGCTTGAGTCTGATCATAATTATGTAATTAAAGCAATTAACTACATGTTCCCAGATGTGCATATTACTGAAAAAGATATTGAATCAAGCTGGGCAGGGGTTCGTCCATTAATTTACGAAGAAGGTAAAGATCCATCTGAAATTTCACGAAAAGATGAAGTTTGGTTCTCAGAAAGTGGCTTAATAACAATGGCAGGTGGGAAACTAACTGGTTACCGTAAAATGGCTGAAAAATTACTTGATGATGTTTCCAAAACGTTGACAAAAGAAACAGGCAAAAAATATAAACCAGTTCAAACGAAACATTTACCAATTTCGGGAGGAGATATTGGAGGCTCAGAACAACTTGAATCTTTCCTTTCCAAAAAAGCGAAAGAAGGAAATAATCGTTTCGGTTGGACATTAGAAGAGGGCCGTGAAATCGCCAAACGTTATGGTAGCAATATTGATCAATTGTTTACTTATGCGCAGGAACATAAAGAACAAGAGGAATCGACTCTACCAAACAGCTTATATGCGGAATTACGTTATTCTATTCAGCACGAAGCTGTTACAACGCCAATTGACTTTTTACTTCGTCGGACTGGCTACTTACTGTTCGATATGCCTTATTTACTCGAGTGGAAAGATGCCGTTATTGATGAAATGGCAAAACAATTCCACTGGAGTGATGAAGTAAAACAAACCTATATAGAAGAATTAGATATTCAAATTAATGATGCTAGAGAGCCGGCTGATTGGCACGATAGATAA
- the miaA gene encoding tRNA (adenosine(37)-N6)-dimethylallyltransferase MiaA translates to MSKIPVIVIVGPTAVGKTSLSIELAKKLDGEIISGDSMQVYRGLDIGTAKITSEEMCGIKHHLIDVTDASVPFTAAKFQSETMALIESIHSRGKLPIIVGGTGLYIQSVFYDYDFGNSSEDKAFRAKLDSLDKVTLWKMLEQQDPESAKLIHENNKRRVIRALEVIHLTGKPFSEYQVHHKLNDMYKPLFLGLDLDRALLYERINQRVDIMFEQGLVSEAKKLYDENLADVPAIRGIGYKELFTYFEGNSTLEEAKELIQKNSRHFAKRQLTWFRNRMEINWIQAGTSSTETEAMNKVKTFLASK, encoded by the coding sequence TTGAGCAAGATTCCTGTCATCGTCATCGTTGGCCCAACTGCTGTCGGCAAAACAAGTCTTAGTATTGAATTAGCGAAAAAGTTGGATGGAGAAATCATTAGTGGCGACTCTATGCAAGTATATCGTGGGTTAGATATCGGTACAGCAAAAATCACATCAGAAGAAATGTGCGGTATAAAACATCACCTTATTGATGTCACAGATGCGTCTGTGCCATTCACTGCAGCGAAATTCCAATCAGAAACAATGGCTTTGATTGAATCCATACATAGCCGCGGAAAACTTCCTATTATAGTTGGCGGGACGGGTCTTTACATTCAGTCTGTTTTTTATGATTATGATTTTGGGAATTCAAGCGAGGATAAGGCGTTCCGAGCAAAATTAGATTCTTTAGACAAAGTAACTTTATGGAAAATGCTAGAACAACAAGACCCTGAAAGCGCAAAACTTATTCATGAAAACAATAAAAGGCGCGTTATTAGAGCGTTGGAAGTGATACACCTAACCGGAAAACCTTTTTCCGAATATCAAGTTCATCATAAATTAAATGATATGTATAAGCCTCTTTTTTTAGGACTTGATTTAGATAGGGCATTACTTTATGAAAGAATCAATCAGCGCGTAGATATAATGTTTGAACAAGGACTAGTTTCAGAAGCAAAAAAACTATACGATGAGAACCTAGCTGATGTACCAGCCATTCGTGGTATAGGTTACAAAGAATTATTTACCTATTTTGAGGGCAATAGTACACTGGAAGAAGCGAAAGAATTAATTCAAAAAAACTCGCGTCATTTCGCGAAAAGACAGTTAACTTGGTTTAGGAATAGGATGGAAATTAACTGGATTCAAGCTGGTACCAGTTCAACTGAAACCGAAGCAATGAATAAAGTGAAGACCTTTTTAGCATCTAAATAA
- the hfq gene encoding RNA chaperone Hfq, with the protein MKQGGQGLQDYYLNQLRKEKILATVFLTNGFQLRGRVVSFDNFTVLLDVEGKQQLVFKHAISTFSPQKNVALNPDAE; encoded by the coding sequence ATGAAACAAGGTGGACAAGGATTACAGGATTATTACTTAAATCAATTACGTAAGGAAAAAATTCTTGCAACAGTATTTTTAACAAATGGTTTTCAGTTAAGAGGACGCGTTGTGAGTTTTGACAATTTTACCGTATTACTTGATGTCGAAGGAAAACAACAACTTGTATTTAAGCACGCAATTTCAACTTTCTCCCCGCAAAAGAATGTCGCTTTAAATCCTGATGCGGAATAA
- the hflX gene encoding GTPase HflX, giving the protein MEREKIILVGVILPNKTEEAFWNSMNELYSLVKTANGEVMDELTQKLERVSQASFIGSGKLLELAELVEMHEADVVIFNSELSATQVRNISKVVDARIIDRTQLILDIFAMRAKSKEGKLQVAYAQYKYLLPRLSGQGTSLSKLGGGIGSRGPGESKLEMDKRHIREKMYDIKAQLTHVEKHRKRIIDRRNTQSVFRFGLIGYTNAGKSTIFNRLTNETTLEEDKLFATLDPTTRKIRFEGGFHALLTDTVGFIQDLPTTLIAAFRSTLEETANVDVLIHIVDASDPDYLQHETTVIKLLQELEMNHLPTLVVYNKMDKAPATFVPDRPEHLLFSALNPDAPKIIKQRMIELIEKNWSFFTMDLSEENGKELAQIGQQAWLTKLEYIENEACYRIEGYRPRKESTND; this is encoded by the coding sequence GTGGAACGTGAAAAAATAATACTTGTAGGCGTAATATTGCCAAATAAAACAGAAGAAGCTTTTTGGAACTCCATGAATGAACTCTATAGCCTTGTTAAAACGGCAAATGGAGAAGTAATGGATGAGTTAACTCAAAAATTAGAACGTGTCAGTCAGGCCTCGTTCATTGGTTCTGGCAAGCTATTAGAACTAGCAGAACTAGTGGAAATGCATGAAGCTGATGTGGTTATTTTTAATAGTGAACTCAGTGCTACACAAGTGCGTAATATTTCAAAAGTAGTGGATGCACGAATTATTGATCGTACCCAATTAATTTTAGATATTTTTGCCATGCGTGCAAAATCTAAAGAAGGTAAACTACAAGTTGCATATGCTCAGTATAAATATTTGCTACCTAGGCTCAGTGGACAAGGAACTTCACTTTCTAAATTAGGTGGAGGAATTGGTTCAAGAGGTCCCGGAGAATCAAAATTAGAAATGGATAAACGCCATATTCGTGAGAAAATGTATGATATAAAAGCTCAACTAACACACGTAGAGAAACATCGTAAACGAATCATTGATAGGAGAAATACTCAATCAGTTTTCCGTTTCGGTTTAATTGGATATACAAATGCAGGAAAATCCACCATTTTTAATCGATTAACTAATGAAACGACACTAGAAGAAGATAAATTATTTGCAACACTTGATCCAACCACTAGAAAAATTCGATTTGAAGGCGGATTTCATGCACTTTTGACTGATACAGTTGGATTTATTCAAGATTTACCAACCACTTTGATTGCAGCATTCCGCTCTACTTTGGAAGAAACTGCGAATGTGGATGTTTTAATTCATATTGTGGATGCATCAGATCCTGATTATTTACAGCATGAAACGACTGTTATTAAGTTATTACAAGAATTAGAAATGAACCATCTTCCTACATTAGTTGTTTATAATAAAATGGATAAAGCACCTGCAACTTTTGTACCTGATCGTCCGGAACACCTTCTTTTTTCTGCGTTAAATCCGGATGCACCTAAAATAATAAAACAACGAATGATCGAATTAATCGAAAAAAATTGGTCTTTCTTTACGATGGATTTATCGGAAGAAAACGGCAAAGAATTGGCGCAAATAGGGCAACAAGCATGGTTGACAAAACTGGAATATATTGAAAACGAGGCATGCTACCGAATAGAAGGTTATCGTCCTAGAAAGGAATCTACTAATGACTGA